The following proteins are encoded in a genomic region of Gimesia algae:
- a CDS encoding COX15/CtaA family protein, with protein MNQQQYHPWLFRLALATTVATLPLMIMGGHVTTEEYGMAVKGWPSSDGQNMFTYPVFGLPADKFFEHVHRLLGTLVGFLSIVLVIVAFKVEQIKWIRNVSIAVLVCVIIQGILGGTRVTEDSKGLAMAHGLFAACVFTLMAFLTMATGKRWIEIGNDPPVLTAGYGRRLAITVPLLVLFQYFLGGFLSHFKVGLHPHMSFAIVVLIFVIIEFRSARKTGIKWLKRPAMGMLHLGIFQIMLGIGAWLTRFGLPAAGIVGEPGSLQQSLFRTAHLITGILFLMTTVLYSVRVFRLHQLNKNRSSEQSLSATDSLPNAEGNV; from the coding sequence ATGAACCAGCAACAATACCATCCCTGGCTTTTCAGACTGGCCCTGGCGACCACGGTCGCGACGCTGCCGTTGATGATTATGGGCGGGCATGTCACCACCGAAGAATATGGCATGGCAGTGAAAGGCTGGCCGAGTTCTGACGGACAAAATATGTTTACGTACCCCGTATTCGGTTTACCCGCTGATAAATTTTTTGAGCATGTGCACCGTCTGCTGGGAACGCTGGTCGGTTTTTTATCCATTGTACTCGTGATTGTTGCATTTAAAGTCGAACAGATAAAGTGGATCCGAAACGTCTCGATCGCAGTCCTGGTTTGTGTAATTATTCAGGGCATTCTGGGAGGCACGCGGGTGACCGAAGACAGCAAAGGCCTGGCGATGGCACACGGCTTGTTTGCCGCCTGTGTCTTTACACTGATGGCTTTTCTGACCATGGCCACCGGCAAACGCTGGATTGAGATCGGCAACGATCCCCCTGTTTTAACGGCAGGCTATGGTCGCCGCCTGGCAATCACCGTGCCGCTGCTCGTCCTTTTTCAGTATTTCCTGGGAGGATTCCTCAGCCACTTCAAAGTCGGACTGCATCCCCATATGAGCTTTGCTATTGTGGTGTTGATCTTTGTGATCATCGAATTTCGCAGTGCTCGCAAAACAGGGATCAAATGGTTGAAACGACCGGCGATGGGTATGCTGCATCTCGGTATCTTTCAGATCATGCTCGGCATTGGCGCCTGGCTAACCCGATTTGGTCTCCCCGCTGCCGGGATCGTCGGGGAACCCGGCTCCCTGCAACAATCACTGTTCCGCACCGCGCACCTGATTACCGGAATCCTGTTCCTGATGACCACGGTCCTGTATTCGGTCCGTGTCTTTCGACTCCATCAATTAAATAAAAACAGATCGTCAGAGCAATCTCTCTCTGCTACTGATTCCTTACCGAATGCCGAAGGTAACGTTTGA
- the cyoE gene encoding heme o synthase, which translates to MSTTQQSYIAVEESKTAAKPVSLARLSDYLELIKPRISTMALISVALGYTLASAHSWSLLPLIHALLGIGLVAVGCNSLNQMLEMKSDALMPRTANRPLPAGKISLPEVLVFGIGAALTGIFYLATMVNLLTAFLAMMTLVLYVLVYTPLKRVTSLCTTIGAIPGAMPPILGWTAAGGNLNTSSFTIFAIMFFWQFPHFLAIAWLYRHQYHQAGLKMLPAPDPAPRMIGWMCVIYAVALIPVSLLPQYVSLTGTFYSVVALVLGIGYLAFSIRFLRNETRQTARQLIWFSLIYLPLLLLTLTWDRLQLFN; encoded by the coding sequence ATGTCTACAACTCAACAATCCTATATCGCTGTCGAAGAATCGAAAACTGCCGCCAAACCGGTCAGTCTGGCCCGGTTAAGCGATTATCTCGAACTCATCAAACCGAGAATTTCGACGATGGCTCTGATCTCGGTGGCTTTAGGCTACACGCTGGCCAGCGCCCATTCCTGGTCGCTGCTGCCTTTGATCCATGCCCTGCTGGGAATCGGTCTGGTTGCCGTCGGCTGTAACTCGCTGAATCAGATGCTGGAAATGAAGAGTGATGCCTTGATGCCCCGCACGGCCAATCGTCCATTGCCAGCTGGTAAAATTTCATTACCCGAAGTTCTGGTATTCGGAATCGGTGCCGCGCTGACCGGTATTTTTTATCTGGCAACCATGGTCAACCTGCTGACTGCGTTTTTAGCGATGATGACTCTGGTGCTGTACGTGCTGGTTTACACCCCCCTCAAACGGGTGACCTCGCTTTGCACCACCATCGGTGCCATCCCCGGTGCCATGCCTCCCATCCTGGGCTGGACCGCAGCCGGAGGAAATCTGAATACCTCTTCCTTCACGATTTTTGCCATCATGTTCTTCTGGCAGTTCCCGCACTTCCTGGCGATTGCCTGGTTGTACCGACATCAATACCATCAGGCGGGTTTGAAAATGCTGCCAGCCCCCGATCCTGCACCACGCATGATCGGCTGGATGTGTGTGATTTATGCGGTCGCTCTGATCCCCGTCAGTCTGCTGCCTCAATATGTTTCCCTGACGGGGACATTTTACTCTGTGGTCGCGCTGGTCCTGGGAATTGGCTACCTCGCCTTCTCGATTCGTTTCCTGCGAAACGAAACACGCCAGACCGCCCGCCAGTTAATCTGGTTCTCACTGATTTATCTCCCGCTGCTGTTACTCACCCTGACCTGGGATCGACTGCAGCTGTTTAACTGA
- a CDS encoding cytochrome c oxidase subunit 3, protein MSHESNSPQYRMGLPIPHSKLGMWLFLATEIMFFSAFIGAYIVLRAGSPGWPDDPEITHLRIWAGGLNTFVLILSSYFVVLALEGMKVENFAKARLYLCLTLLLACLFLGIKAYEYSGKFKYDILPGHIPETPRMAIDKSMREMKQVVDQRTIALANEKLPEKTEPVDPEETVEVAGVTDEKTEEVETPVEELRQQLQTELAAEDTTAARKQELQAYFDLETKYRDLNQRALDESINMQQMNQELETLKQNPAYGSFLTPVHFLQPIIYGNLFASVYFLLTGFHALHVVIGMLLFIIVLLQGRRLSKKWKDYVENIGLYWHFVDLVWIFLFPLIYII, encoded by the coding sequence ATGAGTCACGAAAGTAATTCGCCACAATATCGAATGGGGCTTCCCATACCACACTCCAAACTGGGGATGTGGCTTTTCCTGGCGACAGAAATCATGTTTTTTTCCGCCTTTATCGGAGCCTACATCGTACTCCGTGCCGGTTCGCCCGGCTGGCCTGACGATCCGGAAATCACGCACCTGCGTATCTGGGCCGGCGGCTTGAATACATTCGTGCTGATTCTCTCCAGCTACTTTGTCGTACTCGCGCTGGAAGGCATGAAAGTGGAAAACTTCGCCAAAGCGCGACTTTATCTCTGCCTGACGCTGCTGCTGGCCTGTCTGTTCCTGGGCATCAAAGCCTACGAATATTCGGGCAAATTCAAATACGATATTCTGCCTGGACACATTCCGGAAACCCCACGCATGGCCATCGATAAATCCATGCGGGAAATGAAACAGGTCGTCGATCAGCGTACCATCGCGTTAGCAAATGAGAAGCTGCCGGAAAAAACGGAACCGGTAGATCCCGAAGAAACGGTCGAAGTCGCCGGGGTCACTGATGAAAAAACAGAAGAAGTCGAAACGCCTGTCGAGGAACTCCGTCAGCAACTTCAGACAGAACTGGCGGCCGAGGATACCACCGCTGCCCGCAAACAAGAACTGCAGGCCTACTTTGATCTTGAAACGAAATACCGGGATTTAAATCAGCGGGCCCTCGATGAATCCATCAATATGCAGCAGATGAATCAAGAGCTGGAAACGCTGAAACAGAACCCCGCATATGGGTCGTTCCTGACACCGGTCCATTTCCTGCAACCCATTATTTACGGAAACCTGTTTGCCTCGGTTTACTTTCTGCTGACCGGTTTTCATGCTTTACATGTAGTGATCGGGATGCTGCTGTTCATCATTGTTCTGCTACAGGGCAGACGCCTGAGTAAAAAATGGAAAGATTACGTCGAAAACATCGGCCTGTACTGGCACTTCGTCGACCTGGTCTGGATCTTCCTGTTCCCGCTGATTTACATCATTTAA
- a CDS encoding cytochrome C oxidase subunit IV family protein codes for MSDQHDHAYVKYSTIFFALCICTVLSIIFDVIDLKEKNIIGMNGVVLLTLLVLAVACAKALFVMIYFMHLKFEGKWKYVLLSPTIVLAMGLTIAITPDIGIHYYTNEAPQVDYLEQARQTAATTDALNPEKSHAE; via the coding sequence ATGTCAGATCAACACGATCACGCTTACGTCAAGTATTCCACCATCTTCTTTGCCCTGTGTATCTGCACGGTGCTGTCGATCATTTTTGACGTCATCGATTTAAAAGAAAAAAACATCATCGGCATGAACGGCGTGGTGCTGTTGACACTGCTGGTTCTGGCCGTCGCCTGCGCCAAAGCACTGTTTGTGATGATTTATTTTATGCACTTGAAATTTGAAGGAAAATGGAAGTACGTGCTGCTCAGTCCCACCATCGTGTTAGCAATGGGCCTGACGATCGCCATTACTCCGGATATCGGCATTCATTATTACACAAATGAAGCCCCTCAGGTGGACTACCTGGAGCAGGCCCGGCAGACCGCTGCCACGACTGATGCCTTGAACCCCGAAAAAAGTCATGCTGAGTAA
- a CDS encoding ABC transporter ATP-binding protein → MLSNPLPQEATTAARICVTDISHRYGERLALNHLSFEVRSAEIFGLLGPNGGGKTTLFRLLSTLLPLQSGHATIAGLDLSTQARQIRTLIGVTFQSPSLDGKLTVQENLKHQAHLYGISGGLMRERIASVLQHLGLTDRKADLAESLSGGLKRRVEIAKGLLHAPQVLLLDEPSTGLDPGARHDLWKYLKQLQREQGVTILITTHLMEEAEHCDRLGILHQGELISLGTPDELRASVGGDCLTIHAEHPEILQNQITEKFGVTPQEVNHSLRLEHPRGHEFLKDLIDAFPEQVTSVSLGKPTLEDVFIHKTGHQFWQAEEVE, encoded by the coding sequence ATGCTGAGTAACCCCCTCCCTCAGGAAGCAACGACTGCAGCCCGCATCTGTGTCACTGATATTTCACACCGATACGGCGAACGGCTGGCTTTGAATCATCTGAGCTTTGAAGTCCGGTCTGCAGAAATCTTCGGCCTGCTGGGACCGAATGGCGGCGGAAAGACAACCCTCTTTCGTCTGCTCTCAACGCTCCTGCCCCTGCAATCCGGTCACGCCACGATCGCTGGTCTGGATCTTTCGACGCAAGCCCGGCAAATCCGCACGCTTATTGGAGTCACCTTCCAGTCACCCAGCCTGGATGGAAAACTGACCGTACAGGAAAACCTGAAACATCAGGCCCACCTGTATGGAATTTCGGGAGGATTGATGCGAGAACGGATCGCATCCGTCCTGCAGCACCTGGGACTCACAGATCGCAAAGCGGACCTGGCCGAATCATTGTCGGGTGGATTAAAACGCCGCGTCGAAATTGCCAAAGGCCTGCTGCATGCTCCACAGGTCCTGCTGCTGGATGAACCGAGCACAGGTCTCGACCCGGGTGCACGGCACGATCTCTGGAAATATCTGAAACAACTGCAGCGCGAACAGGGAGTGACCATCCTGATCACCACGCATTTAATGGAAGAAGCGGAACACTGTGACCGGCTGGGGATTCTGCATCAGGGAGAACTCATCTCGCTGGGCACACCAGACGAATTACGGGCTTCGGTGGGCGGAGACTGTCTGACCATTCACGCAGAGCATCCGGAGATACTGCAGAACCAGATCACAGAGAAATTCGGCGTGACGCCTCAAGAGGTCAATCACAGTCTACGTCTGGAACATCCTCGGGGGCATGAATTTCTGAAAGACCTGATCGACGCCTTCCCGGAGCAGGTCACTTCGGTTTCACTCGGGAAACCGACTCTGGAAGATGTCTTCATTCATAAAACCGGACATCAATTCTGGCAGGCGGAGGAAGTCGAATGA
- a CDS encoding ABC transporter permease produces the protein MNQPVTVTPTTPFVLPILTLAQREVVRFARQRTRVIGALIQPILFWILFGAGLRGSFKAPEWATAGMTYQEYFFPGVAVMILMFTAIFSTISIIEDRKEGFLQGVLVSPVPRSSIVLGKLLGGTILAVLQAVLFLLLGPLLKIVGLAPDFNTGVTLAGFIPLLLFLFLLGFSLTALGYLIAWPMESTQGFHAIMSVFLMPMWLLSGSFFPAGDSGWLSWIIRANPLTYGVTGLRRLLSSSSALPSAPGNPSMIVCLTVTAVVCIIYVSIAIWLTRQRAARNAR, from the coding sequence ATGAATCAGCCTGTAACTGTCACGCCCACCACCCCCTTTGTTCTACCGATCTTAACGCTCGCGCAGCGTGAAGTGGTCCGCTTCGCCCGACAGCGCACCCGCGTGATCGGTGCGCTCATCCAGCCGATCCTGTTCTGGATTCTGTTTGGAGCAGGACTGCGAGGTTCTTTCAAAGCACCCGAATGGGCAACGGCAGGCATGACCTACCAGGAATATTTTTTCCCGGGTGTGGCCGTCATGATTCTGATGTTTACCGCCATCTTTTCGACGATCTCGATCATCGAAGACCGCAAGGAAGGCTTCCTGCAGGGAGTGCTCGTCTCGCCGGTCCCCCGCTCTTCCATTGTACTGGGTAAACTGCTGGGAGGGACAATCCTGGCTGTTTTACAAGCTGTCCTGTTTCTTCTGCTGGGTCCCTTGTTAAAAATTGTCGGATTGGCGCCCGACTTCAACACCGGAGTCACACTGGCAGGCTTCATTCCCCTGCTGCTGTTTCTGTTCCTGCTGGGTTTCAGCCTGACTGCGCTCGGTTATCTGATCGCCTGGCCAATGGAGTCCACACAAGGCTTTCACGCCATCATGTCAGTCTTTCTAATGCCGATGTGGCTGCTCTCGGGTTCGTTTTTTCCGGCGGGAGACTCCGGCTGGCTATCCTGGATCATCCGTGCCAATCCCCTGACGTATGGCGTGACCGGTTTGCGGCGATTGCTGTCTTCAAGCTCTGCGCTACCCAGCGCACCGGGTAATCCCTCCATGATTGTCTGCCTGACTGTCACCGCCGTGGTCTGTATAATTTATGTATCAATTGCGATCTGGTTGACCCGTCAGCGGGCCGCCCGAAATGCCAGATAA
- a CDS encoding DUF420 domain-containing protein has product MTETKRSRRIPLILIILLWVLVAVSAFATWKLKTQRDLALEQIKASKAAEKQGAEEAEIEEVKVDAPIWPETGIEDFSLTERSGKTVTKEDLQGKPWVACFVFTRCAGPCPRVSGQFYQLQKDLKDLDFRLVTFTVDPKNDTPEVLSRYAESVGADPEKWLFLTGDQSEIFHLIEKSFLMPVQENKGPARKPGFEVIHTTNVMLVDKTGRVLGKYNAVDDVEMAELRREVRKLVKAEKQKPDTQKPEEKQKDTPANTKQDEAAKTKTPAKAGMISLSTTLVPGVVNLLAQTEAGSVTTEPDSTETVKTAPDWVYQLPAVNATLNGLATILLMVGYWFIRHGEQQKHKKTMLTAFGTSVLFLVFYLLYHFALQSYTGTASRKFGGEGTIRMIYYFILITHVVLAAAVPVLAWVTIRRGLKQQWEAHRKIAKITFPIWLYVSITGVVIYFMLYHLPKAA; this is encoded by the coding sequence ATGACTGAGACAAAACGATCCCGCCGCATTCCCCTGATCCTGATCATCTTGCTCTGGGTGCTCGTCGCCGTGAGTGCATTCGCAACCTGGAAACTGAAAACACAACGCGACCTCGCATTGGAACAGATAAAAGCCAGTAAAGCCGCTGAGAAGCAAGGGGCTGAAGAAGCTGAAATTGAAGAAGTCAAAGTGGATGCTCCGATCTGGCCGGAAACAGGCATCGAAGACTTTTCCCTCACCGAACGCAGTGGTAAAACCGTGACGAAAGAAGACCTGCAGGGGAAACCCTGGGTGGCGTGCTTCGTCTTCACCCGCTGCGCGGGCCCCTGCCCGCGCGTCTCCGGTCAGTTTTATCAACTGCAGAAAGATCTGAAGGATCTGGACTTCCGCCTGGTGACCTTTACCGTCGACCCCAAAAATGACACTCCCGAAGTCTTATCCCGTTATGCAGAATCGGTTGGTGCCGATCCGGAAAAGTGGTTGTTTCTCACCGGCGATCAAAGTGAGATCTTTCATCTGATTGAGAAAAGCTTTCTGATGCCGGTCCAGGAAAACAAAGGCCCTGCCCGCAAGCCCGGCTTTGAAGTGATCCACACCACCAACGTCATGCTGGTCGATAAAACAGGACGCGTACTGGGAAAATATAACGCGGTCGACGATGTCGAGATGGCAGAACTCAGACGCGAAGTTCGCAAGCTTGTCAAAGCAGAGAAACAGAAACCGGATACCCAAAAACCGGAGGAAAAACAAAAGGATACTCCCGCCAACACGAAGCAAGATGAAGCCGCCAAGACAAAAACGCCTGCCAAAGCGGGAATGATCTCCTTGAGTACGACGCTCGTTCCCGGAGTGGTTAATCTGCTGGCGCAAACCGAAGCCGGTTCAGTTACAACAGAACCAGACTCGACAGAGACGGTCAAAACGGCTCCGGACTGGGTGTATCAGCTGCCTGCTGTGAATGCCACTCTGAACGGCCTGGCAACGATTCTGCTGATGGTCGGCTACTGGTTCATTCGGCACGGGGAACAGCAGAAGCATAAAAAAACGATGCTGACGGCCTTTGGAACGTCTGTCCTGTTCCTGGTCTTCTACCTGCTGTATCACTTCGCGTTACAGAGTTACACGGGAACCGCCTCCCGGAAATTTGGCGGAGAAGGCACGATCCGCATGATCTATTATTTTATTCTGATCACGCATGTTGTGCTCGCAGCCGCCGTTCCGGTGCTGGCCTGGGTGACGATCCGGCGAGGATTGAAACAGCAGTGGGAAGCCCATCGTAAAATCGCCAAAATCACGTTTCCGATCTGGCTCTATGTCTCCATCACGGGTGTTGTGATTTATTTTATGCTTTATCATTTGCCCAAAGCCGCCTGA
- a CDS encoding Dabb family protein, translating to MAEASLAHMVYFTLKDSSPEASEAMVKACHLYLKDHPGVLYFSAGTRGTEFQRPVNNQEYHVALNVVFDNKDSHDKYQEAADHLTFISENKDKWANVQVFDSYVTS from the coding sequence ATGGCAGAAGCATCACTGGCACACATGGTTTATTTCACCCTCAAAGACAGTTCCCCCGAAGCCAGCGAAGCGATGGTGAAGGCCTGTCACTTGTATCTGAAGGACCATCCCGGGGTGCTCTACTTCTCCGCCGGGACCCGAGGCACGGAGTTTCAACGACCGGTGAACAATCAGGAATATCATGTCGCATTAAATGTGGTCTTCGACAATAAAGACTCACACGATAAATATCAGGAAGCAGCTGACCACCTGACATTTATCTCAGAAAACAAAGACAAATGGGCCAACGTCCAGGTTTTCGACAGCTACGTTACCAGCTGA
- a CDS encoding ABC transporter ATP-binding protein, producing the protein MNPIELENVSCGYTRQDVLKQISLGIAPGTVLVLLGPNGSGKTTLLRALFRLVEVREGSVLIEGESLTQISRKQVAQKLALAPQLESPQWPMTVEETVQLGRSAHRGWVQPFQAEDTSQVEAAMQQTGLTELRQRKITEISGGEWRRTLIARALVQHTSILCLDEPTTGLDLKYQVEILTLIRNLAHERNLTVILTIHDLNLASSFADQIVLLDKGEIAAIGTGAEVLTEARLTEVYQTPVKVLPHPEYQTPLIVPVL; encoded by the coding sequence ATGAATCCGATTGAACTGGAAAACGTCTCTTGCGGATATACCCGGCAGGACGTTTTGAAGCAGATCTCGCTGGGCATTGCACCGGGAACCGTACTGGTCTTACTGGGCCCGAATGGCTCCGGTAAGACCACGTTGCTGCGCGCGTTGTTTCGTCTGGTGGAAGTCCGAGAAGGCAGCGTTCTGATTGAAGGAGAGTCGCTGACTCAGATATCGCGCAAACAGGTGGCGCAGAAACTGGCACTGGCACCGCAGCTGGAATCTCCCCAGTGGCCGATGACGGTCGAAGAGACAGTGCAACTGGGCCGCAGTGCTCATCGTGGCTGGGTACAACCGTTTCAGGCAGAAGATACGAGCCAGGTGGAAGCAGCGATGCAGCAGACCGGACTCACGGAATTGCGTCAGCGGAAGATCACAGAAATATCGGGTGGGGAATGGCGGCGGACTTTAATTGCCCGCGCCCTGGTGCAGCACACGAGCATCCTGTGTCTGGATGAGCCGACTACGGGACTCGATCTCAAATATCAGGTCGAGATTCTAACGCTCATTCGTAATCTGGCGCACGAGCGGAATCTGACCGTAATCCTGACCATCCACGATCTGAATCTGGCCAGCAGCTTTGCTGACCAGATTGTGTTGTTGGACAAAGGGGAGATCGCAGCGATCGGCACGGGGGCGGAAGTTCTGACAGAAGCCCGCTTAACGGAAGTTTATCAGACACCCGTTAAAGTGCTGCCGCATCCGGAGTACCAGACGCCTCTGATTGTCCCCGTGCTCTGA
- a CDS encoding FecCD family ABC transporter permease: MQPRNQFLAWRFLPLLACLLLALFVGIHFGAVSLSFEQIWQGLWHPAEESYINTILWQIRLPRVILAACVGGGLAIAGAAFQGVFRNPLADPFVIGASSGAALGATLALLLIAGSITVITATWQIPWLILAAFAGALLVVCGVFLIASLSNIGRSAPLLTLILAGMALSSFTGALVSLIMFLNHEMLTTIFSWLLGSFSGRHWNEIMMAGPVILCSGGLLWLLSRPLDLLSFGDEAAQTLGLSIGKFRMLILVAATFCTAACVAVSGVIGFLGLMAPHMTRILLGPRHGLLIPGSCLLGATLMVIADTLARTVIAPAEIPVGIVTALMGCPFFLFLLLSRGQQSG, encoded by the coding sequence ATGCAACCGCGCAATCAATTTCTGGCCTGGCGTTTCCTGCCTTTACTGGCGTGCCTGTTGCTTGCGCTATTCGTGGGAATCCATTTCGGGGCAGTCTCCCTTTCTTTTGAACAGATCTGGCAGGGACTCTGGCATCCGGCAGAGGAATCGTACATCAATACGATACTCTGGCAGATCCGTTTGCCGCGCGTGATTCTGGCGGCCTGTGTGGGAGGGGGACTGGCGATCGCCGGCGCTGCCTTTCAGGGAGTATTTCGCAATCCGCTGGCAGATCCGTTTGTGATCGGTGCCTCGAGTGGCGCTGCATTGGGAGCGACACTCGCGCTGCTGCTGATTGCAGGGAGTATTACCGTCATCACGGCAACCTGGCAGATACCGTGGTTGATTCTGGCGGCGTTCGCCGGGGCGCTGCTCGTCGTCTGTGGCGTGTTTCTGATCGCATCATTAAGCAACATTGGTCGAAGTGCACCGCTGCTGACATTGATTCTGGCGGGAATGGCGCTCAGCAGTTTTACCGGGGCTCTCGTTTCGCTGATCATGTTTCTGAACCATGAAATGCTGACCACCATTTTCAGCTGGCTGCTGGGCAGTTTCTCAGGCAGGCACTGGAATGAAATTATGATGGCGGGGCCGGTCATTCTCTGTAGTGGGGGACTGTTGTGGTTACTGTCGCGCCCGCTGGACCTGCTTTCGTTCGGTGATGAAGCAGCCCAGACGCTGGGATTGTCGATCGGCAAATTCCGCATGCTGATTCTGGTTGCCGCCACGTTCTGTACCGCGGCCTGTGTTGCCGTTTCAGGGGTGATCGGGTTTTTAGGACTGATGGCGCCGCATATGACACGTATTCTGTTAGGGCCCCGGCATGGTCTGTTGATTCCCGGCAGCTGTCTGTTGGGGGCTACTTTGATGGTGATCGCCGATACGCTGGCCCGGACTGTGATTGCACCGGCTGAAATTCCCGTCGGCATTGTGACGGCGTTAATGGGCTGTCCGTTTTTTCTGTTTCTGCTGCTCAGTCGCGGTCAGCAATCCGGTTAA
- a CDS encoding ABC transporter substrate-binding protein, producing the protein MNTYFNKLFLLLLLWGMMAGCRPEATSPSSAQAVQSEAKETRDPKNAVAYPVRVTDYRGQDVTIQTQPERIISLMPAHTEILFAIGAGEQMVGCTSLCNYPPETKTLKKIAFANPGSISLEALVELQPDLIILGGDYHRLLAEQLEKIKVPVLSFESQSLADIEKSILGIAKATGHPDRGKQIIQAIKKDIQALQKQIKPFQEQGRPRVFYQVWDQPLMTAGPESFIGELITMVGGENIYSDVKIAYPQVSEETLIVRNPDVILLPGLKNNPQADPSEAIATLKQRPGWKKMNAVKNQRIYIIEDDLISRPGPRVVQGLQKVAQALYPDAFPKP; encoded by the coding sequence ATGAATACCTATTTCAACAAACTGTTCCTGCTGTTGCTCCTGTGGGGGATGATGGCAGGCTGCCGACCCGAGGCGACCAGCCCGAGTTCTGCGCAGGCGGTGCAGTCTGAAGCGAAAGAGACGCGGGACCCAAAGAATGCGGTGGCTTATCCTGTCAGGGTGACTGACTATCGCGGTCAGGATGTGACGATACAGACACAGCCTGAGCGGATCATTTCACTGATGCCAGCCCATACGGAAATTCTGTTTGCGATCGGTGCGGGCGAGCAGATGGTGGGGTGTACGTCTCTGTGTAATTATCCTCCGGAAACCAAAACGCTGAAGAAGATCGCGTTTGCCAATCCGGGCAGTATCAGCCTCGAAGCACTTGTGGAACTGCAGCCGGATCTGATTATTCTCGGCGGAGATTATCATCGACTGCTGGCAGAGCAACTGGAGAAAATCAAAGTACCGGTGCTCTCTTTTGAATCTCAGTCGCTGGCGGATATCGAGAAATCGATTCTGGGAATCGCAAAAGCGACCGGACACCCAGATCGCGGAAAGCAGATCATTCAGGCTATCAAGAAGGACATTCAGGCGCTTCAGAAACAGATCAAACCATTTCAGGAACAGGGACGCCCGCGGGTATTTTATCAGGTCTGGGATCAGCCTTTGATGACAGCGGGCCCCGAGTCGTTCATTGGTGAGCTGATCACCATGGTCGGCGGGGAGAACATTTACAGTGATGTGAAAATTGCTTATCCCCAGGTCAGTGAGGAGACATTGATTGTGCGAAATCCCGATGTGATTCTGCTGCCGGGGCTCAAAAATAATCCACAGGCTGATCCAAGCGAAGCGATTGCCACTCTGAAACAGCGGCCGGGCTGGAAAAAAATGAACGCCGTCAAGAATCAGCGGATTTATATTATTGAGGATGATCTGATTTCGCGTCCCGGACCCCGTGTGGTGCAGGGACTGCAAAAAGTGGCGCAGGCATTGTATCCTGACGCGTTTCCGAAACCCTGA